In Pseudomonas sp. DNDY-54, a genomic segment contains:
- a CDS encoding NAD-dependent epimerase/dehydratase family protein, whose translation MTRYESLLQELPKTPKTWLVTGVAGFIGSNLLETLLKLDQRVVGLDNFATGHQRNLDEIQGLVTCQQWARFKFVQGDIRNLDDCRQACESVDYVLHQAALGSVPRSVNDPITTNGANIDGFLNMLVAARDADVKSFTYAASSSTYGDHPGLPKVENVIGKPLSPYAVTKYVNELYADVFARTYGFTTIGLRYFNVFGKRQDPDGAYAAVIPKWTAAMIKGEDVFINGDGETSRDFCFIDNTVEANLLAALTTDDAARNQVYNVAVSARTNLNQLFAAIRDTLAGNGVRYDKVPIYRGFRTGDVRHSQADINKIQDLLGYASQYSIQDGLASAMPWYIAHA comes from the coding sequence ATGACCCGTTACGAGTCTTTGCTGCAAGAGCTTCCAAAGACCCCTAAGACCTGGCTTGTCACTGGAGTGGCTGGCTTTATTGGTTCCAACCTGCTCGAGACACTACTGAAGCTCGATCAACGCGTGGTGGGATTAGACAACTTCGCCACCGGGCATCAGCGCAACCTGGATGAAATCCAAGGCCTCGTCACATGCCAGCAGTGGGCCCGCTTCAAATTCGTTCAAGGTGATATCCGTAACCTGGATGACTGCCGCCAGGCCTGTGAGAGCGTGGATTACGTGCTCCACCAAGCCGCACTCGGCTCGGTCCCGCGCTCTGTTAACGATCCGATTACCACCAACGGCGCCAATATTGATGGCTTCCTTAATATGTTGGTCGCCGCCCGTGACGCCGATGTGAAAAGTTTTACTTACGCGGCCAGCAGCTCCACCTATGGTGACCATCCCGGCCTACCTAAAGTCGAGAATGTAATTGGCAAGCCGCTGTCGCCTTATGCCGTTACAAAATACGTCAACGAGCTATACGCTGACGTATTCGCTCGCACCTACGGTTTCACGACCATCGGCCTACGGTATTTCAATGTATTTGGCAAACGCCAGGACCCGGACGGTGCCTACGCCGCCGTAATCCCTAAGTGGACAGCGGCAATGATTAAGGGTGAAGACGTGTTCATCAACGGTGACGGCGAAACCAGTCGAGATTTTTGCTTCATCGATAACACTGTGGAAGCTAACTTGTTAGCCGCTCTGACCACCGACGATGCGGCGCGCAATCAAGTCTACAACGTTGCGGTCAGCGCCCGTACTAACCTCAACCAGTTGTTTGCCGCTATTAGGGACACGCTAGCGGGAAATGGCGTCCGCTATGACAAGGTTCCGATTTATCGTGGTTTTCGCACTGGTGATGTACGCCACTCCCAGGCCGACATTAATAAAATCCAAGACCTGCTCGGATATGCTTCGCAGTACTCAATTCAGGACGGTCTCGCCAGTGCTATGCCTTGGTATATAGCCCATGCTTGA